AACTTTCAAGCGAATCGTAATATTGCGGGAGAAGATAGCCTCTCGCCATTTTCTGCTTTGTTTCCTCGTCACCGGATATCTCGAAGGTGCCGCTTAGAAACGCCCACGTTCCGGAAGGCTTAAGTACCCTGAGAATTTCCTTGAAAAGTCCCGTCTTGTCAGAAAACACGTTCATCACGTTAAGACTTATTGCCAGGTCAAACGTGTTTTCGGTAAACGGCATTTCCATTGCGTCGCCCAGATGAAATTCTGTTTGTTCCTCAAGCCCGGAGTTTTTCGCGAGTTTTCCTGATACGTCGACTCCCACTTCGTTAATTTCTATTCCGGATACCCTGCATCCGGTCCTGTCGGCTATGTATATCGCGGGACCGCCCGCTCCGCTTCCCACGTCAAGAACATGCGTTGTTTTCTCTATGCCGAGCC
The nucleotide sequence above comes from Candidatus Dadabacteria bacterium. Encoded proteins:
- a CDS encoding methyltransferase domain-containing protein, whose protein sequence is MNEKRIGVDYSELHQLDSPANRLIRESIWGIEDDIGQQSFITPRYLDQLIPRLGIEKTTHVLDVGSGAGGPAIYIADRTGCRVSGIEINEVGVDVSGKLAKNSGLEEQTEFHLGDAMEMPFTENTFDLAISLNVMNVFSDKTGLFKEILRVLKPSGTWAFLSGTFEISGDEETKQKMARGYLLPQYYDSLESYRGKLESAGFRIEEITEYVADFRVQVKNWGDAYKKHSAVIAEEQGEENTRYHIEYFDTYLGLVDEGRASNHLVICSKPE